A section of the Paenibacillus yonginensis genome encodes:
- a CDS encoding histidinol-phosphatase, protein MKFDLHTHHYRCGHADGNIRDYIEAGIAAGLKVIGISDHTPYFASAEEQPFPRIAMGKQELKSYVDEVLKLQKEYEDRIDVLLGIESDFFPEHASLYQSTLAAYPFDYIIGSVHSSDNTSIFNKSRWKNLSPAQQIVHKENYYNLIRQSARSGMFQILGHIDAMKGNYPAFSDIPAEQAIEDTLRTIAECGVAIEINTSGKTKLSGGWYPSDAILERALYYGVEVTFGSDAHVPSRVADEWDQVAARLKEIGFTSWVYYKQKQKQTVAL, encoded by the coding sequence ATGAAATTTGATCTTCATACCCACCATTATCGCTGCGGCCATGCCGACGGCAATATCCGGGATTATATTGAAGCCGGTATAGCTGCAGGCCTTAAGGTTATCGGCATCAGCGATCATACCCCTTATTTCGCGAGTGCCGAAGAGCAGCCCTTTCCCCGCATTGCCATGGGCAAGCAGGAGCTTAAGTCTTATGTAGACGAGGTTTTAAAGCTACAAAAGGAATACGAGGACCGAATCGATGTGCTGCTCGGAATAGAATCCGATTTCTTTCCGGAGCATGCTTCACTTTATCAGTCTACGCTGGCTGCATATCCCTTTGATTATATTATCGGTTCCGTACACAGCAGTGATAATACCAGTATCTTTAATAAATCGCGTTGGAAAAATTTATCGCCTGCCCAGCAGATTGTTCATAAGGAAAATTATTACAATCTGATCCGCCAATCCGCCCGCAGCGGCATGTTTCAGATTCTGGGGCATATCGACGCCATGAAAGGAAATTATCCGGCATTCTCCGATATTCCGGCCGAGCAGGCGATTGAAGATACACTTCGTACAATCGCCGAATGCGGCGTCGCCATCGAAATCAATACCTCGGGGAAAACGAAGCTGAGCGGCGGATGGTATCCGTCCGACGCTATTCTGGAGCGGGCGCTGTATTATGGTGTGGAGGTGACTTTTGGTTCCGACGCTCACGTCCCTTCACGGGTAGCGGACGAATGGGACCAGGTTGCCGCCCGGCTGAAGGAAATCGGCTTTACCAGCTGGGTTTATTACAAACAGAAGCAGAAACAGACAGTAGCTTTGTAA